Proteins from one Scleropages formosus chromosome 14, fSclFor1.1, whole genome shotgun sequence genomic window:
- the asb12a gene encoding ankyrin repeat and SOCS box protein 12a produces the protein MLQLNREETEDNGEIRKLIQAVSDDDDTLLAELLSEERYRNSINKSWGWGVPGTPLRMAASWGHIKCLEVLLAHGSEVDSLDVKAQTPLFTAVSGRHLNCVLTLLKAGANPNGSIYNNCSPVLTAAREGDAEILKELLKHGAEVNARSKVLLWASNSSISSGPLYLSAVYGHLECFKLLLLYGADPDYNCADETLFKRIKQPKTVLEMCLRHGCGVEYIQLLIDFGANVYLPTLIIEKSTKQNEAVELLLKERGCPKSLMAQCRIAIRNYLRKINRMNCIDSLGVPPILMNFLNYAAAPTKSITF, from the exons ATGCTCCAGCTAAATCGAGAAGAGACAGAAGACAACGGAGAAATCCGAAAGCTTATCCAGGCAGTATCCGACGATGACGACACGCTCCTCGCTGAGCTCCTCTCAGAAGAAAGATACCGGAATTCCATCAACAAATCTTGGGGCTGGGGAGTTCCAGGCACACCTCTCCGCATGGCAGCTTCTTGGGGCCACATCAAATGTCTTGAGGTCCTGTTGGCCCATGGTTCTGAGGTGGACAGTCTCGACGTGAAGGCTCAGACTCCTCTCTTCACTGCTGTCAGTGGGAGGCATCTAAACTGTGTGTTAACCCTCCTCAAAGCAGGTGCCAACCCAAATGGCAGCATTTACAACAACTGCTCTCCTGTGCTAACTGCTGCTCGAGAGGGAGATGCAGAAATCTTGAAGGAGCTCCTCAAGCATGGTGCGGAGGTGAACGCAAGATCCAAAGTCCTGTTGTGGGCCTCCAATTCGTCCATCTCCAGCGGCCCTCTCTACCTGTCTGCAGTGTATGGACATTTGGAGTGCTTCAAACTCCTCCTTCTCTATGGAGCCGATCCAGATTATAATTGCGCGGATGAGACGCTGTTTAAAAGAATCAAGCAGCCCAAGACAGTTCTTGAAATGTGCCTCAGACATGGGTGTGGTGTTGAGTACATCCAGCTCTTGATAGACTTTGGGGCAAATGTCTACCTCCCCACTCTTATTATAGAGAAATCTACAAAACAGAATGAAGCAGTGGAACTTTTGCTCAAGGAAAGAG gCTGTCCAAAATCACTGATGGCACAGTGTCGAATTGCTATACGAAACTACCTCCGAAAGATCAACAGAATGAATTGCATTGACAGTCTGGGAGTACCACCAATCCTAATGAACTTTTTGAACTATGCAGCAGCACCAACAAAAAGCATAACATTCTAA